The Hymenobacter sp. 5317J-9 genome has a window encoding:
- a CDS encoding putative toxin-antitoxin system toxin component, PIN family has product MRRVVVDTNCLLASISPRSPYYQLYRLFEAEAFEWVVSNEILTEYEEQLTKHYSAATAHLVLTILTVAPNTHFQEAYYNWQLIAADADDNKFVDVAIAAGADYLVTNDRHFQVLHTVDFPRVPVVSLADFLKLFSS; this is encoded by the coding sequence ATGCGCCGGGTCGTCGTCGACACCAACTGCCTGCTGGCTTCCATCTCCCCGCGCAGCCCCTATTATCAGCTCTATCGGCTTTTCGAAGCGGAGGCGTTTGAATGGGTAGTCAGCAACGAAATCCTGACCGAGTACGAGGAACAGCTCACCAAGCATTACTCGGCCGCCACCGCCCATTTGGTGCTCACCATCCTCACGGTGGCGCCCAACACCCATTTTCAGGAGGCCTATTACAACTGGCAGCTCATTGCGGCCGATGCCGACGACAACAAGTTTGTAGACGTAGCCATTGCTGCCGGTGCCGATTACCTTGTTACCAATGACCGCCACTTTCAGGTGCTGCACACGGTGGATTTTCCACGGGTGCCGGTGGTGTCTTTGGCAGATTTTCTAAAGCTATTCTCATCATAG
- a CDS encoding DUF4325 domain-containing protein: MSTTAPTSPVLTVATLTPGTISNADGYKLLLALKEAMAVQPGPVTLDLTDVIGFSSSFLNSSLGALFEEMGVTGFKRLRLSNYKPTQLKQLKDYMADVAQTHNAE; the protein is encoded by the coding sequence ATGTCCACCACAGCTCCTACCAGCCCGGTTCTGACGGTAGCTACCCTCACCCCCGGCACCATTTCCAACGCCGACGGCTACAAGCTGTTGCTGGCACTGAAGGAGGCCATGGCCGTGCAGCCGGGCCCCGTCACGCTCGACCTAACCGACGTCATTGGGTTCTCCAGCTCGTTTCTTAATTCTTCGCTTGGTGCCCTGTTTGAAGAAATGGGAGTGACCGGTTTCAAGCGTCTGCGCCTGAGCAACTACAAGCCCACGCAACTCAAGCAGCTAAAGGACTACATGGCCGACGTAGCGCAAACGCACAACGCCGAGTAG